The DNA region TATCCCCTCAAAACAGGGGGTTTCCTATTTGTTATAGTTCTTCATTTCTATGCAGCATATAGCAAGTAATGAAAGAGGTTTTTGAAGCACAAGCATGCTAAAATTTCTGTATGACAACtgaatttgccaatcctgcttgCTCTATAGTCTGTGTTTCATCAGCTAGAACCTTTGGGGGGAACCCCATCATCTGAAGTTGATAACCCTGCCGACCGCCAGGTCTAGATGCATCAATGAAGGCACGGATATCGCCGATTGTGTGGTGGTTATTGAAATGTGATATCAATCGGGTTCCATCAGCTAACCTGAGCTGTATTGAGGTTGATGGCAATGACTGGTCAACCACAAGACCAGCAGAAGGGGATGGAGCTGAGGTGAGAGGCGTTGTCGATGCAACATTTGGCTCAGGTGCCACTGAATTGGAGCTGCTTCCAAGTGTTCTTCCCACTCCCTGAAATGAAACTTGGATCCTTTCTGGTTCCTGTTGCTGCGACAAGGAGCACTTGTTATTATTTGTAAATTGGATATGtatgattttggatataaacAACTTCAGACTGGATTTTGTTTCATAGTAAAGTTCTATTTGAATAAACATCTTACTAAAGCCTTTATCATGTACTAAGTACTTATGTATAAGCTATTTATATaacaaaatgaaaaataaagtcAAACTGTTTTCATATAATCTATAAGCTGTTTCCATAGAACCTATAAAAATAAGCTGAAAACAACTTATGGACATATCATAAGCTGTTTTCATAAGTCATCTTAAACAATCTTACAAGTGCTTATGTAAGTAAATAAAATCAAGCAAGTCTCTATATAAACAGACCCTAAATTGGACAAATACAAGCCAAAGAACTCAAACAGAAAACTCACACGATAGTTCTCATTCCTCCTTATGAGGTTTACATTTACAGCTGACCTCCTATCCGCAGGCTCAAGCTCTTTCGGGCATTCAGATTTTTTAATGCTCTGCATTCAAAAATAGCAAATATCATTTAACACACTAAATAAAACCATTGATATAACCATGAAGAAAGTAATAGTTTCCCAAACACATCAGGGACATTCTTAGATAGTCTTGTCAAGAGATTATAAAAGCAACCTATAGTAAACTTACAAAATAAGCTGACAATCAGAGAAAATTTAATTAGAAAAGTGAAGATATAAGTGAAATTCGTTGAGATATTCCAGTGTTCCCTGAATATTCACTAAAAAAACTCAATTTTATAATACTCAGAAGTAGTCTTTTATCATTCCCAATATTTTCCACCATCTAATCTATTAGCAAAATAAGAATCTTAATACAGTACCTCCAAAAATGAGGCATTTGCAGGATCATCCAATCTCCTTAAAGGTCCGTCATTTACTGTGAAACCGTTACTCCAAAAAACAATGTTGTGAACAACAGACTCAGGTTGCTGAGAGTTAGAAGCATTCTGTACAGTTTCCCCAGAGAGTAACCTGCCAGTTCCAGTAAAGCTTGTTGACCTTGGAGGTTCTTGAAGCTGATCAAGAGGCCTTTCTACAGCTCCAAGTTGCCTAGCTTGGTTGAAAATTGCATCTACATCATTTCCTTTGGAAGGGTCCTGGACAAGCATTCCACTGGAGAAATAATGTAAAATTATTACACAATCAACAGAAAAGTAACAGATCATAAAACAAACTAACCATTTACCCATTTATGTATTTATTTGTAAATCTCGCGCAGGACAAGTGAGACAGCAGTAAGCTTTCTGTGTATATTACTTAAAAGTTTAGAAAGCATGATTGTAGACACTTATTTAATCAACATGTGGATAGCCTTTCAAAAACCAACTTTTAATGTACAAAATTGAACACTTTCCATAGTCAAAGAGACCTTTTCACTGACAGGTGCTTGAGGTTCTAGAAAAGTAAAGTAAATTTGTCCATTTAGAAAGGGTTGAAATGGAATGGTTTGAAATCAGATAATGCAACAGAATCATTATTGTTAAAAGTTTTAATTAGGAAATGGTTGGGATTCCATTTCCTTTGTTTGGAAGTAACAATGGTTAATTGAGTGGAGTAGATTACAAATGTATAATCTGGTATTACCTATCTTGTCAGTCTCGGATAAAGACGCGGAGCAGTTGACCCAAAACCGGGACAGCACAAAGGATGCTAATCTATTTTTTCAATAAATTATTAATACTAAATAATTGATATCAAATAAGTTATGTTAAAGTACTTATTTAAGTCATTTATACTATATAGATGCATTCTTGCAGACTATTGAGAGGTGCAAAAATGTAGTGAAGCCTTTTGGGCTTAAAGGGGCAAAGTTGCTCTCACTCTTCCTTTtcataaaaatagaaaaaaaactAGCCCCTTCTCTCTCCCATCAGCCGCCTTCAAGATCAACTCACACAAGCTTACACATCTGTCGTCATTGTCCTCCTTTTCTTGTAACCTCTTTCTTCTTTCTTGCTTCTTTGTTACTTCTCTGCATGTGAAGGCGCTGGCCAGAAATAAACAGATCTGAAAAACCCCTGTAGACACCCGATCATCACCGAAAAATGTATGTAGTGACTGAAGACCATATTTAGCATGACTTGAGGCTGCAATAACCACTCCAGCAAAATGCAACACACCCGTGTTCAGTGGTTGTTAACAAAATAAGGTATTAACATTTAATTACCTAGATGCCAATTGCCAAATGATGCAGTAGCTAAATTGGTCAATTGCCAAGT from Lathyrus oleraceus cultivar Zhongwan6 chromosome 1, CAAS_Psat_ZW6_1.0, whole genome shotgun sequence includes:
- the LOC127077408 gene encoding plant UBX domain-containing protein 4 isoform X2, with amino-acid sequence MASRDHKKASNSRAGRIRTLSDLNRPSADSDSDSDGPQEYYTGGEKSGMLVQDPSKGNDVDAIFNQARQLGAVERPLDQLQEPPRSTSFTGTGRLLSGETVQNASNSQQPESVVHNIVFWSNGFTVNDGPLRRLDDPANASFLESIKKSECPKELEPADRRSAVNVNLIRRNENYREPERIQVSFQGVGRTLGSSSNSVAPEPNVASTTPLTSAPSPSAGLVVDQSLPSTSIQLRLADGTRLISHFNNHHTIGDIRAFIDASRPGGRQGYQLQMMGFPPKVLADETQTIEQAGLANSVVIQKF
- the LOC127077408 gene encoding plant UBX domain-containing protein 4 isoform X1 translates to MASRDHKKASNSRAGRIRTLSDLNRPSADSDSDSDGPQEYYTGGEKSGMLVQDPSKGNDVDAIFNQARQLGAVERPLDQLQEPPRSTSFTGTGRLLSGETVQNASNSQQPESVVHNIVFWSNGFTVNDGPLRRLDDPANASFLESIKKSECPKELEPADRRSAVNVNLIRRNENYRQQEPERIQVSFQGVGRTLGSSSNSVAPEPNVASTTPLTSAPSPSAGLVVDQSLPSTSIQLRLADGTRLISHFNNHHTIGDIRAFIDASRPGGRQGYQLQMMGFPPKVLADETQTIEQAGLANSVVIQKF